GAAATCGACCTACCAGCCCCCTCCGAAGGGAAGGGCTACATGAATCCAGCCGTCTGGCTCTTGATGGGATGGGTTGTCGTGACTCCGGTCAAGACAGATTTTGTGACCGTGAACAGTCGCGGGCTGAACATCTACCAGCACGACACCCGCGCCGACTGTTTCGAGAGGCCCGCCGTCCTTGAAGACCTGGTGTCTATGGATGACGATTCGGGTATCCGCGACGTGGTGGGCCAGAACCTAAAGCGCCGCACCCTGCCCGCCCGTCTCCCGCGAGAAATTGGACGCGTTGATTGCAGAGCACTTCCAGGGGCGTCTGCTCGCCCCTTTGCCGCCTGTCCACGTCTCCGATCTTCAAGGGGGCCTGGTGTTCAACGCCGACGCCAAGTTCCGCGCCTTCTGCGTCAAGTTCGATCCCGACGATTACCGTGACGCGTGACTTTGGCCACTATCTTCTATAATTCACAAATCAAAGCCTCATCACTCCACAAGCTGGCTATCATCAATGACGACGACGTCATCGCGGTGCGCGCAGCGCGCACACGTCTTTCGGAAGACCTGCACGCGTCACCCGAAACGATCAATCCGAGCGAAACAACCCATGCTGAACTGTTAAAGGAACTTGAAAAGCTTGAGGCTTGGCTCAAGGATGTGAGGGAAAGGCGGAAAACGGCGCGGGAACCCACCGTACCCCATTCCATATCGTGAGCCGCGTCGGTCGGGACGCGCCGATCAACGTTGGAGATCCTCTCGACCGGTGGCTCCCATGGCCAATCGCAGTATCCCGCCCCGCGGCTGCGGTGGAACCAGCTTTGCTGGACATCCGGGATGACCTGTCGGAGGCCGGACCCTGATCGTCCTTGACGGCGCCCAGTCACCAACCAGCGTTATCTTTGGCGACCAAGGAATGCCTATGGACTCAATGAACTCTATTGCATCAAGCGCGCTCGCGGGTGTTATCGCGGCCTTGACGGCTACGGCCATTCTCGGGGCTGCTAGTTACATTCGCCGGCGTGCGGCGAGACGCCAGGCCATCAGGCACCTTCAACACTTGTTCACTCACGCGAGAGAAGGCGTGATGCAGGCGGAAGAAGAACGCCTTGAATCGACAAACCAGAGAATTCCTGCGAATGCCCTTCGCGCTGCCCGGTACAACGCGATGTTGAAGGAACTGGAAGTCGCTCTGGACAAATGGTCCACGGCTCTGTCGTACGATCAAAGGGAGGAGATCATCGAAGCCTTAGACTGGTACAATCTGAGGACCTTTTCGGTCGAAAAGGATTGGCCGGGAAGGGTGAAGTTGAAGAAAATTCCCGATGGGGTCTGGGTAGGGGATTTGTGCTCGGAAACCGCTCAGGAAAAATTCCAGAACCTCAAATCGATTAAGTGGCTGAAACTGACCTACGAATAGTCGATCCTCCTCGGAAACCGACGAAGCGTTCGAGCGCGACCGGCGTTTAATTTGCGGCGGTACGCGGCGCGATTATTCGGCACCTCCCAGGAGAATCCTGTCGACGGGCCGAGTTTCCGGGCATCACGCTCGATCTTCTTCCGCCTCCGGCAGTATTGCCGCTATCCGCAGGTACTATCATCGACGAGAAATACCGGGGAGTAGCAGCGTTGAAGGCAACGCAACTCGGTCGGTGGAACGCAACCACCTCAAGGATCTCGACCGCGGCTTTCCGTCCGGATTGAGAATTTGAAACTCTCTTTCCTTGCAGAGTTCCACAACAATCCGGTCAAGATCGCAAAAACGAGCGGCTGTCCGATTTGCAAGCAGGTGTCGTAAGGTGTCGATGGTTACTGGTTGTTCCGATACCAGACTGAACAGTTCGCACGGGAGCGACTCCAAAAGCTGCTCTTGCATCAGATGGTGATCGAGTTCGTGGAATCGAAACAAAGGAAGGGTTCCTGGGTCCTTCAATGTGTCCCAGCCGAGCATATCGAAATCGCCAGTGCCATAATGCTCGAAAGTGTTGTGGATCTCCCAATGCTGTTGAATCATGACATCCCGAGCCTTGGGATGTCGTGACAGATGGAGGAACCACAGCGCGCGGCGCGATCCCTTCGGGGCGAATAAAGAAAGGAGTGTCGTAGGTTGCTCCGGTTACGAAGCGAGCTTGATCGCGAAGCAACCTTTGAGCAAACGCCCTACCACCTTCGCCATCTTTGTGTCGGAGCAGGTCTTGGATCTGCGAGGCGGACAATTGTAGCGGCTTGACGGCCGTTTCGAACTGCGGCGTCGGTGCCACATGGTTGACAAGGGCGTCTGCCGCGAAGGTCAGTATGACTTCCGCCGCAGGTAGTTCATTGAAGATGCGAGAGACGAGTGCCAGTTCCACTTGAGAGAAGCCGGTTTGATCGAGAAGAAAGATGGCTCGGCCGGAACGGGGCTGCCTCTGGCGAATCGAGTTGAGAATACCTTCAAGTTCGTTCTCGAAGAGACCGTTTCGGACGACAATCCTGTCATTGTCAACATTGTAGCCGTGCTCAACGAGAGCTTTCCGAAGGTGATCCGTGTGGGCCTGTTCCTTGTCAACAAAGTAAAACTTGCAGTCGATGTGCAGCGGCTTGAAGCGTGTTTGGTTCAACCTGTTCTTCGCTGCCGTTGCTTCTTCCAGCATGGTCAAGGGAGTGCCGGAAAGAACAGTGTCTTCATCCAGAAAAGTACCTCCTCCGGCGAACCCGTCAATGAGATCGAGTTTAAACTCCTCACGGTGCGGGTTGACGTTCAGCGTGTCGAAATACGCCCGAAGGTAACGGCGCAAAACCTTCAGTTTGGCCTTGCTGTGCGCTTCGATGCGAGGTGGCGCCTCGTCAGGATGCCACTTGAAGGACATGATCGGTTCTTCCCGCGGGGTGCTCGGGCATGGCGTTGTGCTCCACCCCTTCCAGTTCCCGGCCGCCAGCCTTGGGTGTTTGTCCACCCCACTGCTTGAAAAAGAAGGGTATGCCGGCCCGCGCGCAGCGATCCCGGATATCCCGGACCCACTCGGGCCGCATCGGCCGGGCCTGTGGCCCGCTTTCACCACCAACTATGACCCAGGATATCCCTTCGAGATCAATGTCGCCAACCGGACCCAGAAGTGGTTCGATCGAGAGGAACCGAACGCTAAGGGGAGCTTTCCGTAGGTGTTGTATTCTGGCGTTAGCGGAGTTGTCTTCAACGGATACACCGCACCAAATGTGATCGGGAGCCAAACCGTCAGTGTACCTGTGCCGTAGCTTCTCATCAGCGAGCTGCGCTTCGTCAGAATCTGATAGACGTGCCGGTTGGCGGTTTCCATCGTGTCGAATACCTGGTCGATGAAATGGCGCTCGACGCGTTTGTGAAAAAGGTCACTCATCGAGTTAACAAAGATCATTCGCGGTTTGCGCCATCGGGCGGGTTGATCCAGTCGTGATGGCCACACGCGAAGATCGAATCCCTGCTCGTAGGGATGCCCGGTCACGCCTCGCCATCGCTCGGCGAACCGCGCCGCATAGCAATTGTCACAACCGCGCGTGATCTTCGTACATCCGGTGACCGGATTCCAGGTTGCGTCAGTCCATTCGATCGCCGAATTGGCACCCATGTTCAGCGGCCAATCCGGTACGGTTCAATACCTTTGAGGAGCGCCTTTGTTGGGGAAGGCCACGAAACAAGGCCGTCTCGTCGCCACGCCTCATTTTCGAGCGCCGGCGTTCTCTCGCCGACAATGTCCCGGAGTTTGTCGTGCTCAAGGAGATACCAATCTTCATTGACCGGAAAGGCGGTCCACAACCCTTTGTTCTCGTACTTCTTGTCGACTGTTAAACGGGTTTTCAGCCGTACGGGGATCTGGTCGTCGCTTGGCATGTGGTATGCCAAGAAATCCGCACCGTTCGAGTCACCAGTCAGCCTGATGCAGTTGAATCCATAGTCGGCGAGGACCGCCGACACCTTTTGAAAGTTGTATACCCTTTTTCCCCTGGTGTTGAGGGAAGCGTAGTTGACCCGCTCCCATCCTAATCCAGCCATCCGTAGTCCTCCTGTGCCAGTTTCAGCCCGGTCAAGTGCCGAGACCCGCAAGGCCAATTGATGTTCCCTGAGCGACGCTGCCGCTGGCCGCGAATCTATTCCGACAAGTTTAACAGAACTGTCTATTGCCCCGCGACCTCGACGATGCTGCTCGAAATGCGGTTGGCAGCGGACTTGACGGGATCGTTGGCGAGATGGGCATAGCGGGCGGTGGCCTGAACTTTGTTGTGACCGAGCAGGCTCCCGATCATGGGCAGGCCCTCGCCGACCAGTACCGACCGGACTACGAAAGAACACTGTGTAACCTTGGGCTTTGGGACGTTCTGAATTGGAATTGTACGCTTTTGGACTGCATGCTACGCTGACCGGGCGTGACTGATCGGCTACAGTTTCATGTTCATCTGCCCCGTGGCGATCTTGGAGCCCAGCCGCGTAGGCGTCTCGAACATCTTGCCGTCTTCAAGAATGTCCTTGGCCGTCAGGAACTGGATGCGATCATAGGCCACGTCGTTGTAGGTGTATTGCCGGGCTTCGGCCGCTTCCGTCTTCATGGCCTTGGTCGATTCCCGGAGAGACAGGAACCCGGCCATTTCCGTGTCCGGCTCGCGCTCAAGCACACCGCGCAAGTCTCGAACGTCCGTGGGCCGCACGGCTCCGCCCTTCACGGACATGACCATAGCCCGCAAGCCTTGGTGCGTCTCGAAGTAGAGCCGTCCGTCTATGCCCCGGTCAGCGGTCTTCTTGGTCGGGAACGCGCCCACGCGCTCCACAATCCAGTGCTCGAACTGGAACGGGTTCTTGTTGAACAGTTCCTGGGCCTGCTCTACGCTCACGGGAATCCCGTCTACCTCGAAGTGCTCACCTTCTACCTGCTGGTAGCGTTCTGCGAGCACCTCACGCATGAGCCGCACCGCGAGGATAGCAATGTCGCAACCGATCCACTGACGGCCCGTCTCTTGAGCCGCATAGACGGTGGTTCCGCACCCGCAGAAGGGGTCATAGATCACGTCTTCGGGGTTGGAACTGGCTTCGATAACCCGTCGAAGTAACGCTATGGGCTTTTGCGTCGGGTAACCGAGTCGCTCCGGGGCCAAGTTATGGATGGGGCGGATATCCGTCCATACGTCCTGCAACGGAACCCCCGGCTGTTTGTCAAGGTAGAGCTTCAGACGTGGCATCCCACCCTTTCGTTTTGGCCAATGGAGCTTACCCTCGGCGTCCAGCTTGTCCAAATCGGCGGGCCTTTTGGCCCAGTGTCTACCTTTCGAAGTGATGTCAATCCCCCGCCACGGCTGGCCGGTCTCGCCGTCCCGAGTCCCGGCGCCGGTCAGGTCGGCTCGGGACCACCGCCGACCATCCGGGTCCTGATGCGGATAGAATGTGTCGATGTAAGCGTCGTCATAAGCCTGGTGGGTTGCGTTCCAAGTATACTTTGCGGT
The Deltaproteobacteria bacterium DNA segment above includes these coding regions:
- the tcmP gene encoding three-Cys-motif partner protein TcmP, giving the protein MSFKWHPDEAPPRIEAHSKAKLKVLRRYLRAYFDTLNVNPHREEFKLDLIDGFAGGGTFLDEDTVLSGTPLTMLEEATAAKNRLNQTRFKPLHIDCKFYFVDKEQAHTDHLRKALVEHGYNVDNDRIVVRNGLFENELEGILNSIRQRQPRSGRAIFLLDQTGFSQVELALVSRIFNELPAAEVILTFAADALVNHVAPTPQFETAVKPLQLSASQIQDLLRHKDGEGGRAFAQRLLRDQARFVTGATYDTPFFIRPEGIAPRAVVPPSVTTSQGSGCHDSTALGDPQHFRALWHWRFRYARLGHIEGPRNPSFVSIPRTRSPSDARAAFGVAPVRTVQSGIGTTSNHRHLTTPACKSDSRSFLRS
- a CDS encoding site-specific DNA-methyltransferase, with the translated sequence MHDTLLLYSKTAKYTWNATHQAYDDAYIDTFYPHQDPDGRRWSRADLTGAGTRDGETGQPWRGIDITSKGRHWAKRPADLDKLDAEGKLHWPKRKGGMPRLKLYLDKQPGVPLQDVWTDIRPIHNLAPERLGYPTQKPIALLRRVIEASSNPEDVIYDPFCGCGTTVYAAQETGRQWIGCDIAILAVRLMREVLAERYQQVEGEHFEVDGIPVSVEQAQELFNKNPFQFEHWIVERVGAFPTKKTADRGIDGRLYFETHQGLRAMVMSVKGGAVRPTDVRDLRGVLEREPDTEMAGFLSLRESTKAMKTEAAEARQYTYNDVAYDRIQFLTAKDILEDGKMFETPTRLGSKIATGQMNMKL